From Thermoanaerobacter uzonensis DSM 18761, a single genomic window includes:
- a CDS encoding sugar-binding transcriptional regulator: MKDIIALQQKIVPELIDLLQKRYTIMRNIYFNQPIGRRALSHQLNMGERIIRSEVSFLKAQGLVDINPLGMTITKEGEELIENLKDFIHELKGLNNIESLLKDKLGIEKVIVVPGDVEQDPMIKKELGKSAANYLKTIINYDSIIALTGGSTVLEVANGMPQLYSKSNIVVVPARGGLGREVEKQANTIASILAKKLGGTYKMLHVPDNLGKETVKSLIKEPDIKDVVETLKKADILIFGIGRADVMAERRNLPQDIRDFLEKNNATAEALGYYFDKEGKVVYATPSIFLTLEDLKFVKNLIAVSGGKGKAEAIVSTCRSGNVQVLVTDEGASFEILKIV, encoded by the coding sequence ATGAAAGATATTATAGCTTTACAACAAAAGATAGTACCAGAATTAATAGATTTACTTCAAAAGAGATATACTATAATGCGAAACATATATTTTAATCAACCCATAGGGCGAAGGGCACTTTCACACCAGTTGAATATGGGGGAACGAATAATTAGAAGTGAGGTATCTTTTTTGAAGGCTCAAGGTTTAGTAGATATAAATCCCTTGGGCATGACTATCACCAAAGAGGGAGAAGAATTAATTGAGAATTTGAAAGATTTTATACATGAGCTTAAAGGGCTTAACAATATTGAGAGCTTGTTAAAGGACAAGCTGGGTATTGAGAAGGTCATAGTTGTACCCGGAGACGTAGAACAAGATCCTATGATAAAAAAAGAATTAGGAAAATCAGCGGCAAATTACCTAAAAACTATAATAAATTATGACAGTATTATTGCTTTAACCGGTGGTTCAACTGTGCTGGAAGTGGCTAATGGGATGCCTCAACTTTATTCCAAATCAAACATAGTAGTTGTACCTGCTCGTGGTGGATTGGGGAGAGAAGTAGAAAAGCAAGCGAATACAATCGCTTCAATTTTAGCTAAAAAACTTGGTGGTACATATAAAATGTTGCACGTGCCGGATAATTTGGGCAAAGAAACGGTAAAAAGCCTTATCAAAGAACCAGATATAAAAGATGTGGTAGAAACTTTAAAAAAAGCCGATATTTTAATATTTGGAATAGGTCGTGCAGATGTGATGGCAGAGAGAAGAAATTTACCCCAAGATATTAGAGATTTTTTAGAAAAGAATAATGCTACAGCTGAAGCTTTAGGATATTACTTTGATAAAGAAGGGAAAGTAGTATATGCAACGCCAAGCATTTTCTTGACTTTAGAAGACCTGAAGTTTGTTAAAAATTTAATAGCAGTATCTGGCGGAAAAGGTAAAGCAGAAGCTATTGTTTCTACTTGCAGAAGTGGCAATGTACAAGTGCTTGTCACTGATGAAGGAGCTTCATTTGAGATTTTAAAAATTGTTTAA
- the gap gene encoding type I glyceraldehyde-3-phosphate dehydrogenase, with protein MGVKVAINGFGRIGRNVFRAAFKKNVDLEFVAINDLTDAKTLAHLLKYDSTFGKFEGEVSYTDDALIVNGKEIKIFKETDPAKLPWGELGVDIVIESTGRFTNKDDAIKHIHAGAKKVIISAPAKNEDITIVMGVNENMYDPANHHVISNASCTTNCLAPLAKVINDKFRIKRGMMTTVHSYTNDQRILDLPHSDLRRARSAAMSIIPTTTGAAKAIHLVIPELKGKMNGFAMRVPTPDVSVVDLVAEVEVPVTVEEVNAALKEASETYMKGILGYSEEPLVSMDYKGDERSSIVDAPLTMVIEGTLVKAVSWYDNEWGYSNRVVDLAKYIADRL; from the coding sequence ATGGGTGTTAAAGTTGCTATCAATGGTTTTGGAAGAATTGGAAGAAATGTCTTCAGAGCTGCTTTTAAGAAAAATGTTGACCTTGAATTTGTAGCTATCAATGATTTAACAGATGCAAAAACATTGGCTCATCTATTAAAATACGATTCTACTTTTGGTAAATTTGAAGGAGAAGTATCTTATACGGATGATGCGTTAATTGTAAATGGCAAGGAAATTAAAATTTTCAAAGAAACTGACCCTGCAAAGCTTCCATGGGGAGAACTAGGAGTAGACATTGTAATTGAATCCACAGGAAGATTTACAAACAAAGATGATGCTATAAAGCACATCCATGCTGGAGCTAAAAAAGTTATAATTTCTGCACCTGCTAAGAATGAGGACATAACAATTGTTATGGGTGTTAATGAAAATATGTATGACCCAGCTAACCATCATGTAATTTCAAATGCTTCTTGTACAACTAATTGTTTGGCACCATTAGCAAAGGTTATTAATGACAAATTCCGTATAAAGAGAGGTATGATGACAACAGTTCACTCTTACACAAATGACCAAAGAATACTTGATTTACCTCACAGCGATTTGAGGAGAGCAAGGTCTGCAGCTATGTCCATAATACCTACTACAACAGGCGCAGCAAAGGCTATTCACTTAGTAATTCCTGAATTAAAAGGGAAAATGAATGGTTTTGCGATGAGGGTTCCAACTCCAGATGTATCTGTTGTTGACCTTGTTGCAGAAGTTGAAGTACCTGTTACAGTTGAAGAAGTTAATGCAGCGTTGAAAGAAGCTTCTGAAACATATATGAAAGGAATTTTGGGTTATTCTGAAGAGCCATTAGTTTCAATGGACTATAAAGGAGACGAGAGGTCTTCTATAGTTGACGCACCTCTTACAATGGTAATTGAAGGAACATTAGTAAAAGCTGTTTCTTGGTATGACAATGAATGGGGTTATTCTAACAGAGTTGTTGACCTTGCAAAATATATTGCTGACAGACTCTAA
- a CDS encoding phosphoglycerate kinase: MKKTVRDIDVAGKRVLVRVDFNVPMDENKNITDDTRIKAALPTIEYLINHNAKVILVSHLGRPKGKVNPEYSLKPVAKRLSELLGKQVIMAEDVIGDDAKAKAAALKEGEVLLLENVRFHAEEEKNDPQFAKELASLADIYVNDAFGTAHRAHASTAGVAAYLPAVSGFLIEKELTIMGEALENPKRPFVAILGGAKVSDKIGVITNLLEKVDSLLIGGGMAYTFIKAKGYEIGKSLLEEDKIELAKELMEKAKQKGVNLMLPVDTVIAKELKSGVPYEVVDIDKMPQDQIGVDIGPKTIEEYSKVIKHAMTVVWNGPMGVFEIPEFAKGTEAIAKALSECKGTTIVGGGDSAAAIEQLGYADKVTHISTGGGASLEFLEGKVLPGIDVLNDK, from the coding sequence ATGAAAAAAACCGTGAGGGATATAGATGTGGCGGGAAAAAGAGTTTTAGTTAGAGTAGACTTTAATGTGCCTATGGATGAAAATAAAAATATAACAGATGATACTCGTATAAAAGCAGCACTTCCTACTATTGAATATTTAATAAATCACAATGCTAAAGTAATACTAGTATCCCACTTGGGAAGACCAAAGGGCAAAGTGAATCCAGAATATTCTTTAAAACCTGTTGCAAAAAGGTTGTCAGAGCTTTTGGGAAAACAAGTCATTATGGCAGAGGATGTAATTGGAGATGATGCTAAAGCAAAAGCAGCTGCATTAAAAGAAGGAGAAGTATTGCTTTTAGAAAATGTGAGATTCCACGCAGAAGAAGAGAAAAATGACCCTCAATTTGCAAAAGAGTTAGCTTCTTTAGCGGATATATATGTAAATGATGCTTTTGGTACAGCTCACAGGGCTCATGCTTCTACAGCAGGCGTCGCGGCTTATTTGCCGGCAGTATCAGGTTTTTTAATTGAAAAGGAACTTACTATTATGGGGGAAGCTTTAGAAAATCCAAAGAGACCATTTGTTGCTATATTAGGAGGAGCTAAAGTTTCTGACAAAATAGGGGTTATAACAAACCTATTAGAAAAAGTAGATAGCCTTTTAATTGGAGGTGGTATGGCTTACACCTTTATAAAAGCAAAAGGATATGAAATTGGTAAGTCACTTTTAGAAGAGGATAAAATAGAGTTAGCTAAAGAATTAATGGAGAAGGCTAAGCAAAAAGGTGTTAATTTGATGCTTCCTGTTGATACAGTTATTGCTAAAGAATTGAAATCAGGTGTACCTTATGAAGTAGTCGATATAGACAAAATGCCTCAAGACCAAATAGGAGTAGACATTGGACCTAAGACTATTGAAGAATACTCAAAAGTGATAAAACACGCCATGACAGTAGTGTGGAATGGGCCTATGGGAGTTTTTGAAATTCCTGAGTTTGCAAAAGGTACAGAGGCTATTGCGAAAGCTTTGAGTGAATGCAAAGGTACTACTATAGTAGGCGGTGGTGATTCTGCAGCTGCCATAGAGCAATTAGGATATGCGGATAAAGTCACTCATATTTCTACTGGAGGAGGAGCTTCCCTGGAGTTTTTGGAAGGCAAAGTATTGCCAGGAATTGATGTTTTAAACGACAAGTAA
- the tpiA gene encoding triose-phosphate isomerase — MRRPIIAGNWKMHMTPSEAVKLVEELIPQVKEAKAEVVVIPPFVDLTEVSKVIKGTNILLGAQNMFWEEKGAYTGEISPLMLKEIGVKYVVIGHSERRQYFGETDEMVNKKVLSALSHGLSPIVCVGESLSQREEGKTFEVVLSQTKEALKDVSQDDIVSVVIAYEPIWAIGTGKTATAKDANEVIKAIRDTIASLYGKEKADLVRIQYGGSVKPENISELMAESDIDGALVGGASLVAADFAKIVNY, encoded by the coding sequence TTGAGAAGACCAATAATTGCAGGTAACTGGAAAATGCACATGACCCCTTCTGAAGCGGTGAAGTTAGTTGAGGAATTGATACCTCAGGTTAAAGAGGCAAAAGCAGAAGTGGTAGTCATACCTCCCTTTGTGGATTTGACAGAAGTGAGCAAAGTCATCAAAGGCACAAATATTCTCCTCGGTGCTCAAAATATGTTCTGGGAAGAAAAGGGCGCATATACGGGAGAAATTTCACCTTTAATGCTTAAAGAGATTGGCGTGAAATATGTTGTAATAGGCCACTCTGAAAGAAGGCAGTATTTTGGTGAGACGGATGAAATGGTCAATAAAAAAGTTTTATCCGCTCTATCTCACGGCTTAAGTCCTATTGTGTGTGTAGGAGAATCTCTTTCTCAAAGAGAAGAAGGAAAAACTTTTGAAGTAGTTTTAAGTCAAACTAAAGAGGCATTAAAAGACGTTTCACAAGATGACATTGTCAGCGTAGTAATAGCTTATGAGCCAATCTGGGCTATAGGCACTGGCAAAACTGCCACAGCTAAAGATGCCAATGAAGTGATAAAAGCTATAAGGGATACTATAGCTTCCCTTTATGGAAAAGAAAAGGCAGATCTGGTTAGGATACAGTATGGGGGGAGTGTAAAGCCTGAAAACATCTCTGAACTCATGGCAGAGAGCGATATAGACGGGGCTTTAGTAGGGGGAGCAAGTCTTGTAGCAGCAGATTTTGCAAAGATTGTCAATTATTAA
- the gpmI gene encoding 2,3-bisphosphoglycerate-independent phosphoglycerate mutase, with protein MPEKLTMLVILDGFGLSDKKEGNAVYQANTPNLDFYFKNYPHTTLSASGLAVGLPEGQMGNSEVGHLNIGAGRIVYQELTRISKDIKEGTFFKKKEFLDAIENVKKNNSKLHLFGLLSDGGVHSHITHLFALMKLAKEHGLKEIYIHAFLDGRDVPPACAKEYIKQFEEESNRIGIGKIATISGRYYAMDRDKRWDRTKKAYDAIVLGKGVYANSPMEAIDIAYSKDQTDEFVEPTVILENGKPVATVEAGDSIIFFNFRPDRARQLTRAFIDEVFNYFEREKGYLPVFFVSMTQYDETFKNIHVAYKPERLENTLGEYLSKKGIKQLRIAETEKYAHVTFFFNGGVEEPNEGEERILVPSPKVATYDLKPEMSAYEVTDTVIPKIMSDQYGFILLNFANPDMVGHTGVLNAAIKAIEAIDECLGRIVNAVQSVGGTIIITADHGNAEEMIDPVTKEPQTAHTTNPVPFILIGEGDIDLRKDGILADIAPTILDIMKLPVPKEMTGKSLIIGRR; from the coding sequence ATGCCTGAAAAATTAACCATGCTAGTTATACTGGATGGGTTTGGACTATCAGACAAAAAAGAAGGAAATGCAGTATATCAAGCTAATACTCCAAATTTAGATTTTTACTTTAAAAACTATCCCCATACGACTCTTTCCGCCAGTGGCCTTGCAGTAGGACTTCCTGAGGGACAAATGGGAAACTCAGAAGTAGGGCACTTAAATATTGGAGCGGGAAGAATAGTATATCAAGAACTTACGAGAATTAGTAAAGATATCAAAGAAGGTACCTTTTTTAAGAAAAAAGAATTTTTAGATGCGATAGAAAATGTAAAGAAAAACAACTCAAAACTACATCTTTTTGGCCTTTTGTCAGATGGAGGGGTTCACAGCCACATAACTCATTTATTTGCTTTAATGAAATTGGCAAAAGAACATGGGTTAAAAGAAATATATATTCATGCTTTCTTAGATGGAAGAGATGTTCCACCAGCTTGTGCAAAGGAATATATAAAGCAGTTTGAAGAAGAGTCAAACAGGATTGGTATAGGAAAAATTGCAACGATTTCTGGAAGATATTATGCAATGGATAGAGACAAAAGATGGGATAGAACTAAAAAGGCTTATGATGCAATAGTTTTAGGGAAAGGTGTTTACGCTAATTCACCAATGGAAGCAATAGATATAGCTTATTCCAAAGACCAAACAGATGAGTTCGTAGAACCTACCGTAATTTTGGAAAATGGAAAGCCAGTTGCTACGGTAGAAGCGGGGGATTCTATAATATTCTTCAATTTTAGACCTGACAGAGCAAGGCAACTTACCAGAGCTTTTATTGACGAGGTATTTAACTATTTTGAAAGAGAAAAAGGGTATTTGCCTGTATTCTTTGTGTCTATGACTCAATATGATGAAACCTTTAAAAACATACATGTGGCGTATAAGCCAGAAAGACTGGAGAATACTCTTGGTGAATACTTAAGTAAAAAAGGGATTAAACAGCTTAGAATTGCAGAAACAGAAAAATACGCCCATGTGACTTTCTTCTTCAACGGTGGCGTAGAAGAGCCAAATGAAGGGGAAGAAAGAATTTTAGTTCCTTCGCCTAAAGTAGCTACTTACGACCTAAAGCCAGAAATGAGCGCTTATGAGGTTACAGATACTGTAATACCTAAGATTATGTCAGATCAATATGGTTTTATTCTTTTAAACTTTGCAAATCCTGATATGGTAGGGCATACAGGAGTTTTAAATGCTGCAATAAAAGCGATTGAAGCAATAGATGAGTGCCTTGGAAGAATAGTAAATGCTGTTCAAAGTGTAGGAGGAACAATAATTATAACAGCTGACCATGGCAATGCGGAAGAGATGATTGACCCTGTGACAAAAGAGCCACAAACCGCTCATACTACAAACCCAGTGCCTTTCATACTGATAGGCGAAGGAGATATTGATTTAAGGAAAGATGGGATACTGGCTGACATTGCTCCTACAATTTTGGACATAATGAAACTACCAGTTCCTAAAGAGATGACGGGAAAATCTTTAATCATTGGAAGAAGATAA